From one bacterium genomic stretch:
- the arcC gene encoding carbamate kinase, protein MPESPGIPRRILVAIGGNATYPAGIKGTAEEQAAVAAATGRALLPLMCLDNELIITHGNGPVVGRILMRMIASRALATPMPLDICVAHSQGGIAYLLMQAFENALRDDGNPRHVVCLLTQVEVDPEDPAFQNPTKPIGQFYSEEEAKGIEKDLGWKMKEDAGRGWRHVVPSPRPRHIVDISLIRAIAERGAVVIAGGGGGIPVVRDAKGLRHGVEAVIDKDLTSALMANVLGIDTMVILTAVHRVAIHFGRPEETGLEHVTLPEMKKYRAAGHFPPGSMGPKIEAAIQFLENGGKRVVIGHLEEALPALRGETGTTITLG, encoded by the coding sequence ATGCCCGAGTCTCCCGGTATCCCGCGGCGGATTCTCGTCGCCATCGGCGGCAACGCCACCTATCCGGCCGGAATCAAGGGCACGGCCGAGGAGCAGGCCGCGGTCGCCGCGGCGACGGGCCGCGCCCTCCTTCCCTTGATGTGCCTGGACAACGAACTGATCATCACCCACGGCAACGGGCCGGTGGTCGGGCGCATCCTGATGCGGATGATCGCCAGCCGCGCGCTTGCGACCCCCATGCCGCTCGATATCTGCGTCGCCCACAGCCAGGGCGGCATCGCCTACCTCCTCATGCAGGCGTTCGAGAATGCCCTTCGCGATGATGGAAATCCGCGCCATGTGGTCTGCCTGCTCACCCAGGTGGAGGTGGACCCGGAAGATCCGGCTTTTCAAAATCCGACGAAGCCCATCGGCCAGTTTTATTCGGAGGAAGAAGCCAAGGGGATCGAAAAGGACCTCGGCTGGAAGATGAAAGAGGATGCGGGCCGGGGGTGGCGCCACGTCGTGCCCTCTCCCCGGCCCCGGCACATCGTGGACATCTCCCTGATCCGGGCGATCGCCGAGCGGGGCGCCGTGGTGATCGCCGGCGGCGGCGGCGGCATCCCCGTCGTGCGGGATGCGAAAGGCCTCCGGCACGGGGTCGAGGCGGTGATCGACAAGGATCTGACCTCGGCCCTCATGGCGAACGTGCTCGGCATCGACACGATGGTGATCCTGACGGCGGTTCACCGCGTCGCCATCCACTTCGGAAGGCCGGAGGAAACCGGCCTGGAACACGTCACGCTGCCGGAGATGAAAAAATACCGCGCGGCGGGCCACTTTCCGCCGGGGAGCATGGGGCCCAAGATCGAGGCCGCTATCCAGTTTTTAGAAAACGGCGGAAAGCGCGTCGTCATCGGCCATCTGGAAGAGGCGCTCCCCGCCCTCCGGGGGGAGACGGGGACCACGATCACCCTCGGCTGA
- a CDS encoding DUF2877 domain-containing protein, producing the protein MNSAFEFQVEELGSAAAAALAAAPGGEVIAVFRRSFYVKGAGGGLVCIGPPGIGAGPLNAICELPEGLDWEASGLHAGDSVSIAEENLTVGGRFSFGLKNMARWHPPLPAFCKKPELEEGLRALAGNGADRFPEEGLGRLIPWLLNGRAVATGAENPFLKAGMEGASALYDWMCGAGGDGGAPPPEAATALIGLGPGLTPSGDDLIGGAMIALRALGREDMAKRLADWALPLAEVRTGEISCAHLRCAARGEGAAALHAALGWLMAPAGEVELELEAALDRIGAIGHTSGWDALAGATLACAAWAAWV; encoded by the coding sequence GTGAATTCCGCATTCGAATTTCAGGTAGAAGAACTTGGAAGCGCGGCGGCCGCTGCGCTGGCGGCGGCCCCCGGGGGCGAGGTGATCGCCGTTTTCCGGCGGAGCTTTTACGTCAAAGGCGCCGGCGGCGGACTGGTTTGCATCGGGCCGCCCGGAATCGGGGCGGGGCCGCTCAACGCCATCTGCGAGCTGCCCGAAGGGCTGGACTGGGAGGCGAGCGGTCTCCATGCGGGGGATTCCGTGTCGATCGCGGAAGAAAATCTCACGGTGGGAGGCCGTTTCTCTTTCGGCTTGAAAAATATGGCGCGCTGGCACCCGCCACTGCCCGCCTTTTGCAAAAAGCCGGAACTGGAAGAAGGACTCCGCGCGCTGGCCGGGAACGGGGCAGACCGCTTTCCCGAGGAGGGCCTCGGCCGGCTGATCCCCTGGCTGCTGAACGGGCGGGCCGTTGCCACAGGAGCCGAAAATCCTTTCCTGAAAGCGGGGATGGAGGGCGCATCCGCCCTGTATGACTGGATGTGCGGCGCGGGAGGAGATGGCGGTGCGCCGCCCCCGGAGGCGGCAACGGCGCTGATCGGCCTCGGCCCCGGCCTGACGCCCTCGGGGGATGATTTGATCGGGGGCGCCATGATCGCCCTGCGCGCCCTGGGCCGGGAAGACATGGCAAAACGGCTGGCCGATTGGGCGCTTCCGCTGGCGGAGGTGCGCACCGGCGAGATCAGCTGTGCCCACCTGCGTTGCGCCGCCCGGGGGGAGGGCGCCGCCGCGCTGCACGCGGCGCTCGGATGGCTCATGGCCCCGGCCGGCGAGGTGGAGCTGGAGCTGGAGGCCGCCCTCGATCGCATCGGCGCCATCGGGCACACCTCCGGCTGGGATGCCCTCGCCGGAGCCACCCTGGCATGCGCCGCCTGGGCCGCCTGGGTATAA
- a CDS encoding VOC family protein, with translation MPKPPSGFVRLQHNAIKVHDIDQALDFYVNKLGFTVTEIYPPGQVGDFPFGLCFMRCTELHHDLNLVFWPKGEMPAPEGNSFDILRPGIHHMAFQLESRAQIDAWDEYLKGLGIDVFYGPVVHSPTHPEGDKFWGENRAMYFCDPSGNAIELFCDMAPMDPDTNAVNKPWFKDRIKRDGHDPGQHDPPGAWKPDYSFRDPYKKKK, from the coding sequence ATGCCGAAACCGCCATCCGGCTTTGTGAGGCTGCAGCACAACGCCATCAAGGTGCACGACATCGATCAGGCCCTCGATTTTTACGTGAACAAGCTGGGATTCACCGTCACCGAAATCTATCCGCCGGGACAGGTAGGCGATTTTCCCTTCGGCCTTTGCTTCATGCGGTGCACCGAACTGCACCACGACCTGAATCTCGTCTTCTGGCCCAAGGGCGAGATGCCCGCGCCCGAGGGCAACTCCTTCGACATCCTCCGGCCCGGCATCCACCACATGGCCTTCCAGCTCGAATCCAGGGCCCAGATCGACGCCTGGGACGAATACCTCAAGGGATTGGGGATTGATGTCTTCTACGGACCGGTGGTCCACAGCCCGACCCATCCCGAGGGCGATAAATTCTGGGGGGAGAACCGGGCCATGTACTTCTGCGACCCCTCGGGCAACGCCATCGAACTCTTCTGCGACATGGCGCCGATGGACCCGGACACGAACGCCGTCAACAAGCCCTGGTTCAAGGACCGGATCAAGCGGGACGGCCACGACCCCGGCCAGCACGACCCGCCCGGGGCGTGGAAGCCGGATTACTCTTTCCGCGATCCCTACAAGAAGAAGAAATAA
- a CDS encoding GNAT family N-acetyltransferase produces the protein MYKASDGLFHLVRLERMEGQIGGCIGLLKIEEGVCEMARLFIRPQFRGRGLGRRVAEDLIRKARELGYRTMRLHTLPSMKEANALYRSLGFEETPPYGENPVAGAVFMELPLERAAAARPAG, from the coding sequence TTGTACAAAGCCTCCGATGGGCTCTTCCACCTGGTTCGGCTCGAGCGCATGGAGGGACAGATCGGCGGCTGCATCGGGCTGCTCAAAATTGAGGAGGGCGTTTGCGAGATGGCGCGCCTGTTCATCCGCCCGCAGTTCCGGGGACGCGGGCTGGGCCGCCGCGTGGCCGAGGACCTCATCCGGAAAGCCCGCGAGTTGGGATACCGCACCATGCGGCTCCACACCCTGCCCTCGATGAAAGAGGCCAACGCCCTCTACCGCTCCCTGGGATTCGAGGAGACGCCCCCCTACGGCGAAAACCCCGTGGCGGGCGCCGTCTTCATGGAACTCCCGCTGGAGCGCGCCGCCGCCGCCCGGCCCGCCGGATGA
- a CDS encoding ChaN family lipoprotein translates to MRKAPALSALLLVLSLGCTAAPPADRPLAGGAPHPLEGKIYLPAEKKFISAGALIARMADAEILYLGERHDNPMHHALQLRILKEITKKGGKAAVAFEMFPRDTGPALADLLSRPGADLSRVPEIVGWNKRGWPAWGMYAPLVETAYLSGHSVVALDLPPRWVRRVARAGLSALPDDIRGELALGSPDAAHKERVIEDLFDSHCRVIPRAHLGGLYASWRARNRTMARSLQAAMQKGAKRAVVITGGGHADKTTGIPPDIAGLSPSLRQFSLSFVEVQEGIIVPGRYIDRSGSFDTLWFTLRHDREDPCRKYRKALERLRDRK, encoded by the coding sequence TTGCGAAAAGCCCCGGCTTTGTCCGCTCTGCTGCTGGTTCTTTCTCTTGGCTGCACGGCCGCGCCCCCGGCCGATCGCCCCCTGGCGGGCGGGGCGCCGCACCCGCTGGAGGGGAAGATCTATCTTCCGGCCGAGAAGAAATTTATCTCTGCGGGCGCGCTGATAGCGCGGATGGCCGATGCGGAGATTCTCTACCTGGGAGAGCGGCACGACAATCCCATGCACCATGCGCTTCAGCTGCGGATTTTGAAGGAGATAACGAAGAAGGGGGGAAAGGCCGCGGTGGCCTTCGAGATGTTCCCGCGCGATACCGGTCCGGCGCTCGCGGATTTGCTCTCCCGCCCCGGCGCCGATCTTTCCCGCGTCCCGGAAATCGTCGGCTGGAACAAGCGCGGCTGGCCCGCCTGGGGGATGTATGCGCCGCTGGTGGAGACGGCCTACCTTTCGGGGCACTCCGTCGTGGCGCTCGATCTGCCGCCCCGGTGGGTGCGCCGCGTGGCGCGCGCGGGACTCTCCGCCCTTCCGGATGATATCCGGGGGGAGCTGGCCCTGGGGTCGCCCGATGCCGCGCACAAAGAGCGCGTGATCGAGGATCTTTTCGACTCCCACTGCCGGGTGATCCCGCGGGCGCATCTCGGGGGCCTGTACGCCTCCTGGCGGGCGCGGAACCGGACGATGGCGCGCTCGCTGCAAGCCGCGATGCAAAAAGGGGCGAAGCGCGCCGTCGTGATCACCGGCGGGGGCCACGCCGACAAGACCACGGGGATTCCCCCGGACATTGCCGGACTTTCCCCGAGCCTCCGCCAGTTTTCGCTTTCCTTTGTCGAGGTGCAAGAAGGTATCATCGTGCCTGGGCGGTATATTGACCGTTCCGGCAGCTTCGATACCCTCTGGTTCACGCTTCGCCACGACCGGGAGGACCCCTGCCGCAAATACCGGAAGGCACTGGAACGCCTGCGGGATCGGAAGTGA
- a CDS encoding DUF547 domain-containing protein — translation MIRSRYGIHGFLSGVLVLLFAGALPALAAPKAELWGKWLAHAPASAVRVDHAAWGKFLAVYLIRGSDGINRFAYGKVTGGDRKILEEYIARLASAPVRRLNRKEQLAFWINLYNALTVRVILDHYPTGSILKISISPGWFSVGPWGKKLIEIEGEKLSLDDIEHRILRPIWKDPRIHYAVNCASIGCPNLAAKPYLAESADAMLTEGAQAYVNHPRGARIAEGGLLVSSIYHWYKSDFGGDDAGVIRHLKKYAAPALRRRLGKIEEIADHGYDWALNEAGPPAN, via the coding sequence ATGATTCGCTCCAGGTACGGGATTCATGGTTTCCTTTCCGGCGTCCTTGTTCTTCTTTTTGCCGGAGCTCTCCCCGCCCTTGCGGCCCCGAAGGCGGAGCTGTGGGGAAAATGGCTTGCCCACGCGCCGGCCTCCGCGGTGCGCGTGGACCACGCGGCGTGGGGAAAGTTCCTCGCGGTCTACCTGATCAGAGGGAGCGACGGCATCAACCGCTTCGCCTACGGAAAGGTCACCGGCGGCGACAGAAAGATTTTAGAGGAATACATCGCCCGCCTCGCGTCCGCTCCGGTCCGCCGGCTGAACCGCAAGGAACAACTCGCCTTCTGGATCAATCTCTACAACGCCCTCACCGTGAGGGTGATTCTCGATCACTACCCCACCGGCAGCATTTTGAAAATTTCCATCTCCCCCGGCTGGTTTTCCGTCGGCCCGTGGGGAAAGAAGCTCATCGAGATCGAGGGAGAGAAGCTCAGCCTCGATGACATCGAGCACCGCATTCTCCGGCCCATCTGGAAAGACCCCCGCATTCACTACGCCGTCAACTGCGCCTCGATCGGATGTCCCAATCTGGCGGCGAAGCCCTACCTGGCCGAAAGCGCCGATGCCATGCTCACCGAGGGGGCGCAGGCCTACGTCAACCACCCCCGCGGGGCGCGCATCGCGGAGGGAGGGCTCCTCGTTTCGAGCATTTACCACTGGTACAAATCGGACTTCGGCGGAGACGACGCCGGCGTCATCCGCCACCTCAAAAAGTATGCCGCCCCGGCCCTGCGGCGGCGCTTGGGGAAAATCGAGGAAATCGCAGATCATGGCTACGACTGGGCGCTCAACGAAGCCGGCCCCCCCGCCAACTGA
- a CDS encoding succinate dehydrogenase cytochrome b subunit: protein MSRFALWFQTSIGAKLVMAVTGIFLFLFVVGHLLGNLLIFAGPEATNAYAQGLKNLGALLWVVRVGLLVVFLLHVGSALRLWRLNQAARPEAYGVTNAIEATMASRSIVLTGLVVLAFIVYHLLHFTLGVTNPEYLQYLDPKGRLDVYRMVLTGFSSAAVSGAYAVAVILLGVHLSHGVSSLFQTLGINHPGYNNFIKRLGSISAVLIAAGFLSIPLAVLSGLLKLP, encoded by the coding sequence ATGAGCCGTTTCGCGCTTTGGTTTCAGACCTCCATCGGGGCGAAACTGGTGATGGCCGTCACCGGCATCTTCCTTTTCCTGTTTGTCGTCGGGCACCTTTTGGGAAATTTGCTGATTTTTGCCGGCCCTGAGGCGACAAACGCCTATGCGCAAGGCCTGAAGAATTTGGGCGCCCTGCTCTGGGTGGTCCGGGTGGGACTCCTGGTCGTGTTTCTCCTTCATGTGGGCTCGGCGCTGCGCCTGTGGCGGCTCAACCAGGCGGCCCGCCCGGAGGCCTACGGCGTAACGAACGCCATCGAGGCGACCATGGCCTCGCGCTCCATCGTTCTGACCGGCCTCGTTGTTCTCGCCTTCATCGTCTATCATTTGCTGCACTTCACGCTGGGCGTCACCAATCCGGAATACCTGCAGTATCTGGACCCGAAGGGGCGCCTCGATGTCTACCGGATGGTGCTCACCGGCTTTTCGAGCGCCGCCGTCTCGGGCGCATACGCGGTGGCGGTCATTCTTCTGGGGGTGCACCTCAGCCACGGCGTCTCCAGCCTTTTCCAGACGCTGGGCATCAACCACCCCGGCTACAACAATTTCATCAAGCGATTGGGCTCCATCAGTGCGGTGCTCATCGCCGCCGGATTTCTTTCAATCCCGCTGGCCGTCCTCTCCGGACTTTTGAAGCTCCCCTAG
- a CDS encoding fumarate reductase/succinate dehydrogenase flavoprotein subunit: MTLDSHVPAGPLAEKWDKHRFDMKLVNPANKRKYKVIVVGSGLAGGGAAATLGELGYQVDCFCFQDSPRRAHTIAAQGGINAAKNYQNDGDSVFRLFYDTIKGGDFRSREANVYRLAQVSGAIIDQCVAMGVPFAREYGGQLANRSFGGAQVSRTFYARGQTGQQLLLGVYAELSRQIAAGTVTMYPRTEMQELIVIGGQAKGIVTRNLVTGEIQSHVADAVVLATGGYGPVFYLSTNAMGNNVTASFKAYKKGAYFANPCFTQIHPTCIPVTGDHQSKLTLMSESLRNDGRIWVPKKAGDKRPPNEIPEGDRDYYLERIYPSFGNLAPRDVSSRQAKIVCDAGRGVGETGLGVYLDFKDASQRLGEDAIRERYGNLFDMYEKITGENAYQVPMRIYPAIHYTMGGLWVDYNLMSNLPGLFVLGEANFSDHGANRLGASALMQGLADGYFISPYTIGNYLASQTPGGASSDADECREAEGAVKERIGKLLSIQGERTVTSFHRELGLLLWEHCGMSRNEAGLKKAIENVPAMREEFWQNVRVPGGSEEFNPELEKAGRVADFLEFAEVMLHDALDREESCGCHLREESQTEEGEAIRVDKDYSYVAAWEHTGVGEKPKLNKEELAFESVHPSVRSYK; the protein is encoded by the coding sequence ATGACGCTCGATTCACATGTTCCCGCCGGTCCCCTCGCCGAAAAGTGGGACAAGCACCGCTTCGACATGAAGCTGGTCAATCCCGCGAACAAGCGGAAGTACAAGGTGATTGTGGTGGGTTCGGGGCTCGCCGGCGGCGGCGCGGCCGCCACGCTGGGCGAGCTGGGCTATCAGGTCGATTGCTTCTGCTTCCAGGACAGCCCGCGCCGTGCCCACACCATCGCCGCCCAGGGCGGCATCAACGCGGCGAAGAACTACCAGAACGACGGCGACAGCGTCTTCCGCCTGTTCTATGACACCATCAAGGGCGGCGACTTCCGCTCGCGCGAGGCCAACGTCTATCGTCTGGCCCAGGTGAGCGGCGCCATCATCGATCAGTGCGTGGCGATGGGGGTTCCCTTCGCGAGAGAGTACGGCGGCCAGCTGGCGAACCGCTCCTTCGGCGGGGCCCAGGTCTCGCGCACCTTCTATGCGCGCGGTCAAACAGGCCAGCAGCTTCTCCTCGGCGTCTATGCGGAGCTCAGCCGGCAGATCGCCGCCGGCACCGTCACGATGTACCCGCGGACCGAGATGCAGGAGCTGATCGTCATCGGCGGGCAGGCGAAGGGCATCGTCACCCGCAACCTGGTGACGGGCGAGATTCAGTCCCACGTCGCCGACGCGGTAGTCCTGGCCACGGGCGGCTACGGGCCGGTCTTCTATCTTTCGACCAACGCCATGGGCAACAACGTCACGGCATCCTTCAAGGCCTACAAGAAGGGCGCCTACTTCGCGAACCCCTGCTTCACGCAGATTCACCCGACCTGCATCCCGGTGACGGGCGATCACCAGTCGAAGCTGACGCTGATGAGCGAATCGCTCCGCAACGACGGGCGCATCTGGGTGCCCAAGAAGGCGGGTGATAAGCGCCCGCCCAACGAAATTCCCGAGGGCGACCGCGACTACTACCTCGAGCGCATCTATCCGAGCTTCGGAAATCTGGCCCCCCGCGATGTCTCCTCCCGCCAGGCGAAGATCGTCTGCGACGCGGGCCGCGGGGTGGGTGAAACCGGCCTCGGCGTCTATCTCGACTTCAAGGACGCCAGCCAGCGTCTGGGAGAGGACGCGATCCGCGAGCGCTACGGCAACCTCTTCGACATGTACGAGAAGATCACCGGGGAGAACGCCTACCAGGTGCCCATGCGGATCTACCCCGCGATCCACTACACCATGGGCGGGCTGTGGGTGGACTACAACCTGATGAGCAACCTGCCCGGCCTCTTCGTGCTGGGGGAGGCGAACTTCTCCGATCACGGCGCAAACCGCCTCGGGGCGAGCGCCCTGATGCAGGGGCTGGCCGACGGCTATTTCATCAGCCCCTACACCATCGGAAATTATCTCGCGTCCCAGACGCCGGGCGGTGCCTCGTCCGATGCCGACGAGTGCCGCGAGGCCGAGGGGGCGGTGAAGGAGCGGATAGGCAAGCTGCTCTCCATTCAGGGGGAGCGCACGGTGACCTCTTTCCACCGCGAGTTGGGCCTCTTGTTGTGGGAGCACTGCGGCATGTCCCGCAACGAGGCGGGGCTGAAGAAAGCGATCGAGAACGTGCCGGCGATGCGCGAGGAGTTCTGGCAGAACGTCCGGGTTCCCGGCGGCAGCGAGGAGTTCAACCCCGAGCTGGAAAAAGCCGGCCGGGTGGCCGATTTTCTCGAATTCGCCGAGGTCATGCTCCACGACGCCCTCGATCGGGAAGAATCCTGCGGCTGCCACCTCCGCGAGGAATCGCAGACCGAAGAGGGCGAGGCCATCCGGGTCGACAAGGATTATTCCTATGTCGCCGCATGGGAGCATACCGGCGTCGGCGAAAAACCCAAGCTGAACAAGGAAGAACTCGCGTTCGAATCGGTTCATCCCAGCGTGAGGAGCTACAAGTAA